The Sedimentisphaera salicampi genome includes a region encoding these proteins:
- the aroF gene encoding 3-deoxy-7-phosphoheptulonate synthase, which produces MIVVMKPEASNEDVKHVVNLVNDFGLKENIIYGTDRTVIACIGDKRHVEKGAIENAGNVEKVVPILAPYKLASREVVKEKTAIEIGPEKFPLGGNRVGVIAGPCAVEDLDQVLKTAEKVKEAGCIGLRGGAFKPRTSPYSFQGLKYEGLEILAKAREETGLAVVTEVVSLDNVEAVAEFADVLQVGARNMQHYPLLEALGKVNKPILLKRGLCSRLDEFLLAAEYIINAGNKQVILCERGIRTYEEYVRNTLPLASIPALNERTHLPIVVDPSHGTGHSYMVPAMCRAAVAAGADGLLVECHLDPEHALSDGAQSITPEGLTEMVKSVTKIAETLGRTL; this is translated from the coding sequence ATGATCGTTGTAATGAAGCCGGAAGCTTCAAACGAAGACGTAAAGCACGTAGTGAATCTTGTAAACGACTTCGGCCTGAAGGAAAACATTATATACGGAACAGACAGGACCGTTATCGCCTGCATCGGGGATAAAAGGCACGTTGAGAAGGGTGCTATTGAGAACGCTGGTAACGTGGAGAAGGTGGTTCCGATTCTCGCCCCATACAAACTCGCCTCTCGGGAGGTGGTTAAAGAGAAAACAGCGATTGAGATCGGACCTGAAAAATTTCCGCTTGGCGGGAATCGAGTGGGCGTTATAGCAGGGCCTTGCGCTGTTGAAGATCTCGATCAGGTGCTCAAAACAGCCGAAAAGGTAAAAGAAGCAGGCTGCATAGGTCTGAGGGGCGGAGCGTTCAAACCCCGCACAAGCCCTTACAGCTTTCAGGGGCTCAAATACGAAGGACTTGAGATCCTCGCAAAGGCTCGAGAGGAAACAGGACTCGCAGTTGTTACTGAGGTAGTGAGCCTTGATAACGTTGAAGCTGTGGCAGAATTTGCAGATGTTTTGCAGGTTGGGGCGAGAAATATGCAGCATTACCCCCTGCTTGAGGCTCTGGGGAAGGTGAATAAACCCATCCTTCTCAAGCGAGGGCTCTGCTCAAGACTCGATGAATTCCTGCTCGCCGCTGAATATATAATAAACGCCGGCAATAAACAGGTAATCCTCTGCGAGCGGGGCATCCGCACCTATGAGGAGTATGTGCGCAACACGCTGCCTCTTGCTTCAATTCCGGCTTTGAATGAACGCACTCACCTGCCGATCGTTGTGGACCCCTCACATGGAACGGGGCATTCATATATGGTGCCTGCTATGTGCAGAGCGGCAGTTGCCGCTGGCGCAGACGGTCTGCTCGTGGAATGTCATTTGGACCCGGAACACGCCCTCAGCGACGGAGCTCAATCCATCACGCCGGAAGGACTTACGGAAATGGTGAAATCTGTAACGAAAATTGCAGAAACGCTTGGCAGGACATTATAG
- a CDS encoding efflux RND transporter permease subunit has translation MNLAAFALRKRTLMVVLIILFTGAGIISYQRIGRLEDPTFTIKTALVSTLYPGASPSEVEQEVSDVIEEAIQEMGQVKEIYSTSREGLSVVYVDVKDTYTHEQLPQIWDELRKKIADSQPLLPPGAGPSVVNDDFGDVYGLFFAITGKNKTYAELKDYADQLKTELLLCEDVAKIEFWGTQQEVLYAEFDRAKLSELGITPEQIYGTLQSQNLVERSGKVEIDGEYVRITPTGEFQSVEAIEDLLIGGADGLVKLSDICEVRRGYIDPPRNMMRFNGQKAIGFGISTVDGGNVVDMGKAVADKLKALKSERPDGIRLHRIYYQSEIVTEAVNTFLLNLAEAVAIVIVLLMLFMGWQSGLLIGVILLMTILCTFLGMYVMDINLQKISLGALILALGMLVDNAIVVADGILVKVERGERREEAAVDIVRAAGMPLLGATAVAILAFTAIGFAPGSVGEFCRSLFYVMALSLSISWVLAVTVTPLFCVWFLKIPKTEEGFDPYSRPMYRKYRRFLHTAIKYRWLTLAAAGLALAGGLHFMGKVSQSFFPDSTKPYFYVNFWKPEGTHIDKTSEDMRVIEKYISSLDGIENVSTFVGEGTLRFILSYEYQTPNSSYGQFLVEVDDYKKIGIYQQKVKKYLVDNFPNSDPMVQKIGTGPTVPYKIEARFRGKDPKVLHRLAGKAVEVMRETPGAKNIRKDWRQRVKVIRPEFSESQAHRIGVSRSDLANSLQWNFNGLRVGLYREKDELIPIISRPPEDQRVSAENIEKVQVWSSNAQAYFPIRQVVTEMKPKWEWPIIERFNRQKSVKAQCNAVGNAEALRQEIAPKIEGFNLPPGYSLKWQGEYDSTQEAQDPLKKVFPICMLGMFIVVVWLFNSVKKPLIIFLALPLSIIGIGTGLYLMNVPFGFMAILGFLGLSGMLIKNAIVLIDQIQLDLNSGKEPYKAVLDSSVSRLRPVLMAAGTTILGMAPLVPQPLYSGMAATIMSGLFAATFLTLILVPVEYCIFYRIKTDESKL, from the coding sequence ATGAATCTTGCAGCATTTGCTCTTCGAAAAAGAACCCTGATGGTGGTGCTGATTATCCTCTTTACAGGTGCCGGAATTATTTCATATCAGCGGATAGGCCGTCTTGAAGACCCCACTTTCACCATAAAGACTGCCCTTGTATCAACTCTCTACCCCGGGGCTTCGCCTTCGGAAGTGGAGCAGGAGGTATCAGATGTGATAGAGGAGGCCATTCAGGAGATGGGGCAGGTTAAGGAGATTTACTCCACCAGCAGAGAGGGGCTGTCTGTGGTGTATGTGGATGTAAAAGACACCTACACCCATGAGCAGCTCCCGCAAATCTGGGATGAGCTCAGAAAAAAAATCGCAGACTCCCAGCCTTTGCTCCCGCCCGGGGCGGGGCCTTCTGTGGTTAATGATGATTTCGGCGATGTGTACGGCTTGTTTTTCGCAATCACAGGCAAGAATAAAACTTATGCAGAGCTGAAAGATTATGCAGACCAGCTGAAAACAGAGCTGCTTCTCTGCGAAGACGTTGCGAAGATTGAATTCTGGGGCACCCAGCAGGAAGTTCTCTACGCAGAGTTCGACAGGGCAAAGCTCTCAGAACTCGGCATAACCCCAGAGCAGATCTACGGCACCCTTCAATCCCAGAACCTTGTGGAGAGAAGCGGGAAAGTGGAAATCGACGGGGAATATGTACGCATAACTCCTACGGGAGAATTCCAGAGCGTTGAGGCGATTGAGGATTTGCTAATAGGCGGAGCGGACGGTCTCGTTAAGCTCTCAGATATCTGCGAGGTCAGACGGGGATATATCGACCCTCCCAGAAATATGATGCGTTTCAACGGTCAGAAGGCGATAGGGTTCGGAATCTCCACTGTTGACGGGGGAAACGTTGTTGATATGGGCAAGGCCGTTGCGGATAAATTAAAGGCCCTCAAATCCGAACGCCCCGATGGCATCAGGCTTCACAGAATATACTATCAAAGCGAGATTGTTACAGAAGCGGTAAACACATTCCTGCTCAACCTTGCTGAGGCCGTGGCGATTGTAATCGTTCTTTTGATGCTTTTCATGGGATGGCAAAGCGGACTGCTCATAGGGGTGATACTCCTGATGACGATCCTTTGCACATTCCTTGGTATGTATGTTATGGACATTAACCTTCAGAAGATTTCGCTCGGTGCCCTGATTCTCGCCCTCGGAATGCTCGTTGACAATGCGATCGTTGTGGCAGACGGGATTCTCGTGAAGGTGGAGAGAGGCGAACGGCGCGAGGAAGCTGCTGTTGATATCGTGCGGGCTGCAGGTATGCCCCTTCTCGGAGCTACTGCCGTTGCAATTCTCGCATTTACAGCTATCGGATTTGCGCCGGGGAGCGTGGGAGAGTTTTGCAGGAGCCTTTTTTATGTAATGGCGCTTTCGCTTTCTATAAGCTGGGTGCTTGCTGTTACAGTAACGCCGCTTTTCTGCGTGTGGTTTCTTAAGATCCCAAAAACTGAGGAGGGCTTTGATCCATACAGCAGACCGATGTACAGAAAATACAGGCGATTCCTGCATACTGCAATAAAGTATCGCTGGCTGACTCTGGCCGCTGCAGGGCTGGCCCTTGCAGGCGGGCTGCACTTTATGGGCAAAGTTTCCCAGTCTTTCTTCCCAGACTCTACAAAACCATACTTCTACGTAAACTTCTGGAAACCTGAGGGAACTCACATCGACAAAACATCCGAAGATATGCGCGTTATTGAGAAATACATATCCTCGCTTGATGGTATAGAAAATGTAAGCACTTTTGTCGGCGAGGGGACGCTAAGATTTATCCTCTCTTATGAATACCAAACGCCAAACTCCAGCTACGGGCAGTTTCTGGTAGAAGTGGACGACTACAAGAAAATCGGTATTTACCAGCAAAAGGTAAAGAAGTACCTAGTGGATAATTTCCCAAATTCCGATCCGATGGTGCAGAAGATAGGAACCGGCCCGACAGTTCCCTATAAGATAGAAGCGAGATTTCGCGGCAAAGACCCAAAAGTTCTCCATCGCCTTGCGGGTAAGGCTGTGGAAGTGATGCGGGAAACCCCTGGAGCAAAGAATATCCGCAAAGACTGGCGCCAGAGGGTTAAGGTAATCAGGCCTGAATTCTCTGAAAGCCAGGCGCACCGCATCGGCGTTAGCAGGAGCGATCTGGCCAACTCGCTTCAGTGGAATTTCAACGGGCTTAGAGTTGGGCTTTACCGCGAGAAGGATGAGCTGATACCGATTATCTCAAGGCCCCCCGAAGACCAGCGGGTTTCAGCGGAAAATATAGAGAAGGTTCAGGTATGGAGCTCCAATGCACAGGCCTACTTCCCGATAAGGCAGGTAGTAACTGAGATGAAGCCGAAGTGGGAGTGGCCAATAATAGAGCGTTTCAACAGGCAGAAAAGCGTAAAGGCCCAGTGCAACGCTGTGGGTAATGCTGAGGCCCTGCGGCAGGAGATTGCCCCAAAAATAGAAGGCTTCAATCTTCCTCCCGGCTATTCACTCAAATGGCAGGGTGAATACGACAGCACCCAAGAGGCTCAAGACCCCTTGAAGAAGGTTTTCCCAATTTGTATGCTGGGAATGTTTATCGTAGTAGTGTGGCTGTTTAATTCTGTTAAAAAGCCGCTGATTATCTTCCTCGCCCTTCCGCTTTCCATTATTGGAATCGGAACGGGGCTGTATCTTATGAACGTGCCGTTCGGATTTATGGCGATTCTCGGTTTTCTCGGGCTTTCCGGGATGCTGATCAAGAATGCAATTGTGCTCATAGATCAGATTCAGTTAGACCTCAACTCCGGCAAAGAACCTTACAAAGCCGTGCTTGATTCGTCTGTAAGCCGTCTCCGGCCTGTGCTTATGGCAGCGGGAACTACGATCCTCGGTATGGCCCCGTTAGTGCCTCAGCCGCTCTATTCAGGAATGGCTGCAACGATAATGAGCGGACTTTTCGCCGCCACGTTCCTAACGCTGATCCTTGTTCCCGTGGAGTACTGCATATTCTACAGGATTAAGACAGATGAAAGTAAACTGTAA
- a CDS encoding ABC transporter ATP-binding protein, which yields MELKAENISFYYGSWKIIDSLNFNLPAGGFMSITGPNGSGKSTLMKLIMGFLTPADGCFYCGGESLEGRRVEEKAGKMAYVPQEYVPAFGYTVFETVLMGRTSSFDRFGFESPEDRDIAMHMLKITETHHLVNRPLDKISGGERQRVFIARALARKTPVLLLDEPTSFLDMRHQVGIFDILKRLQMEEKKTIAVIMHDINLAIQYADYSLMFDGWGGIKIDTPENLFTEENIRNSYQVETIKASRDGIPIFIPAGRLSRSSQMKS from the coding sequence ATGGAACTGAAAGCGGAAAACATCAGCTTTTACTACGGCAGCTGGAAAATCATAGACAGCCTCAATTTCAACCTCCCAGCAGGCGGGTTTATGAGCATAACCGGCCCTAACGGCTCAGGCAAAAGCACCCTTATGAAGCTGATTATGGGATTTCTCACGCCCGCAGATGGCTGCTTTTACTGTGGCGGGGAAAGCCTTGAAGGCAGGAGGGTGGAAGAAAAGGCCGGAAAGATGGCGTATGTCCCGCAGGAGTATGTGCCCGCTTTCGGTTACACCGTTTTTGAGACGGTTCTGATGGGCAGAACTAGCAGCTTCGACCGCTTCGGATTTGAGTCGCCCGAAGACAGAGACATTGCAATGCATATGCTCAAGATCACCGAGACCCACCATCTTGTGAACCGGCCTCTCGATAAGATAAGCGGCGGGGAGAGGCAGAGGGTTTTCATCGCCCGTGCGCTTGCGAGGAAAACTCCCGTTCTTCTTCTGGATGAGCCCACAAGCTTTCTTGATATGCGCCATCAGGTGGGGATTTTCGATATCCTCAAGCGGCTGCAGATGGAGGAGAAGAAAACTATTGCCGTGATAATGCATGATATAAACCTTGCGATCCAGTATGCCGACTACTCCCTTATGTTCGACGGCTGGGGCGGCATAAAAATCGACACCCCTGAAAATCTCTTCACAGAAGAAAATATCAGAAACAGCTATCAGGTTGAAACAATAAAGGCAAGCCGCGACGGCATACCAATATTCATTCCGGCCGGCCGGCTATCCCGAAGCAGCCAAATGAAGAGCTAA
- a CDS encoding TetR/AcrR family transcriptional regulator gives MKYSTSEITVQNLINSAGELAARVGFPNVTTRGIARLSGENIGTIHYHFGSKDNLLEAVVYEVIEKKKDLLRNVLKEGGELSSKAEQAKMIRKLVRRNIDNMFRSENPVWHSRAVFQVLQTEWRLKDIVQKEMIDPEINALKAFFKKVKPSLTDEQAFQHALLMGIPVYFHADYSRSIKDKLETEEYSEEYLNYLEDVITCQTQCAVGLASDK, from the coding sequence ATGAAATACTCTACAAGCGAAATAACCGTTCAAAACCTTATCAATTCCGCAGGCGAGCTTGCGGCAAGAGTAGGTTTCCCGAATGTAACCACAAGGGGCATTGCAAGGCTCTCAGGCGAGAACATCGGCACGATACACTATCACTTCGGCAGCAAGGACAATCTGCTTGAGGCAGTTGTTTATGAAGTTATCGAAAAGAAAAAGGATCTGCTCAGAAATGTCCTAAAAGAAGGTGGTGAGCTTTCATCAAAGGCCGAACAGGCCAAGATGATACGCAAGCTTGTAAGGCGAAATATAGACAATATGTTCAGAAGCGAGAATCCCGTATGGCATTCGAGGGCGGTATTTCAGGTTCTTCAAACAGAGTGGCGGCTGAAGGATATCGTGCAGAAAGAAATGATAGACCCTGAAATCAACGCATTGAAGGCATTTTTCAAGAAGGTTAAGCCTTCGCTAACGGATGAACAGGCCTTCCAGCACGCCCTTCTTATGGGGATACCGGTCTATTTCCATGCCGACTACAGCAGATCAATCAAAGATAAGCTTGAAACTGAAGAGTATTCAGAAGAATATTTGAATTATCTTGAGGATGTTATCACCTGCCAGACCCAGTGCGCAGTGGGTCTGGCCTCTGATAAATAG
- the hisD gene encoding histidinol dehydrogenase, with product MYNFSKLLASSTDSDFEEKLARLRREHSMTEYLLHNQDIAGRVRDVVLDVGKRGDKAVCEYTERFDNISFEPSEFRVSEEAMHVSHEHLPEDLLSSMRRSIENVRDYQSRIFVGGCSQEGAVKYTPLKRVGLCIPGASAPLPSTVIMTAVPAMAAGVDQITVISPPRFEGSIHPVILGLCWELGISEVYRIGGAQAVAALAWGTETIPKVDKIAGPGNDYVQLAKKEVFGLVDMDSFAGPSDVLIMADENANPSWIAADMLSQAEHNPGAGIVVTNSESFAKEIISEVESQCSRLSRSRETAECLKKYSAVVAVEDEEAVIDFANSFAAEHLEVQFGRRSREIAEKIKNAGAIFIGPYSPVAAGDYFAGPSHTLPTRQSSKYFSPLSSNDFVKSSSIIDFSENMLREGADDIIRLAEIEGLDAHAKSVAIRLGKAD from the coding sequence ATGTATAATTTTAGTAAATTGCTTGCAAGCAGCACAGACAGCGACTTCGAGGAAAAGCTCGCAAGGCTTCGAAGAGAGCATTCAATGACTGAATACCTCCTGCACAATCAGGACATTGCAGGGCGGGTGCGTGATGTGGTTTTGGATGTTGGCAAACGCGGCGATAAGGCCGTATGCGAATACACCGAGCGTTTTGATAATATAAGCTTTGAGCCTTCTGAGTTTCGGGTATCGGAGGAGGCGATGCATGTTTCGCATGAGCATCTTCCAGAGGATCTGCTCAGCAGTATGAGGCGGAGCATAGAGAACGTGCGTGATTATCAGAGCCGCATTTTTGTTGGCGGCTGCTCGCAGGAAGGGGCAGTGAAATACACTCCCCTCAAGCGAGTTGGTCTTTGCATTCCCGGCGCAAGTGCTCCGCTGCCTTCTACAGTGATAATGACAGCCGTTCCCGCTATGGCAGCGGGAGTTGATCAGATAACGGTTATCTCCCCGCCGAGATTCGAGGGCTCGATTCATCCTGTAATCCTTGGGCTTTGCTGGGAGCTCGGAATCAGCGAGGTGTACCGCATAGGCGGAGCGCAGGCTGTGGCGGCGCTTGCCTGGGGCACTGAAACCATACCTAAGGTTGATAAGATTGCAGGGCCGGGCAATGATTATGTGCAGCTTGCCAAGAAAGAGGTGTTCGGGCTTGTCGATATGGATTCGTTTGCCGGCCCGAGCGATGTTTTGATTATGGCCGATGAGAATGCCAATCCAAGCTGGATTGCTGCTGATATGCTCAGTCAGGCAGAGCACAACCCGGGTGCAGGGATCGTGGTTACAAACAGCGAAAGCTTTGCGAAAGAAATAATCAGCGAGGTTGAAAGCCAGTGCAGCAGGCTCTCCAGAAGCAGAGAAACAGCCGAATGCCTCAAGAAATACAGCGCTGTGGTGGCAGTGGAGGATGAAGAGGCCGTGATAGATTTTGCCAACAGCTTCGCTGCGGAGCATCTTGAGGTGCAGTTCGGCCGGAGGAGTAGGGAGATTGCAGAAAAGATTAAAAACGCAGGGGCGATTTTTATCGGCCCATACAGCCCCGTAGCAGCGGGCGATTATTTCGCAGGCCCGAGCCACACACTGCCCACCCGTCAGAGCTCGAAATATTTCTCCCCGCTCTCAAGCAACGATTTTGTAAAATCATCGAGCATTATAGATTTTTCAGAAAATATGCTGCGTGAAGGGGCGGATGATATAATACGCCTTGCAGAAATCGAGGGTCTTGATGCGCATGCCAAGAGCGTTGCTATTAGGCTGGGCAAGGCCGATTAA
- a CDS encoding TolC family protein, translating into MKKNISAILILTASLFAAGSDFELPAGSLTLEKACKTALDNNPQIDAALDRIKAAEAIVKQAKAANYPSVKGGAGYQALNSAEEPGWAPYTHQREAFNEKSLSLEASYLLFDGFGRKAAILESKSYSKSQSQRLYDTRRLLLEAVSSAFYRAQLAVENMVIARQNRNFNKLLEKDAEKKLAAQTIAASEAMNFSVKALKAETDFLQAKKNFRVIAAALAELLAVPGSELPKEMYPIRSSKDVKSKELTTEKLIAQSLRSRPDLEAIDYQIEAGRQNIKKQKADYAPEIAIVAGVDYSKTNAGDYDQDEYTSYIGVNAVWQLYTGGARSGKVNQARSELSQLKQQKTLKVLSIQSSVRQAVEKAEINYQTCLRNQKIYELSKKIRDDVEKSYKAGAVSLTRLNEAQTDMVNAAGALETSKIQYRISLIELNSQTGEILKQFE; encoded by the coding sequence ATGAAAAAAAACATATCAGCAATATTGATCCTGACAGCCTCGCTCTTTGCAGCAGGCTCTGATTTTGAGCTGCCGGCAGGCAGTCTTACCCTTGAAAAGGCCTGCAAAACCGCTTTGGATAATAATCCACAGATTGATGCAGCTCTTGATAGAATCAAAGCCGCTGAGGCGATTGTTAAGCAGGCAAAGGCTGCAAACTATCCATCTGTAAAAGGCGGGGCGGGATATCAGGCACTCAATTCAGCAGAAGAGCCCGGCTGGGCGCCATACACCCACCAGCGCGAGGCCTTCAACGAAAAATCGCTCAGCCTTGAAGCAAGCTACCTTCTCTTCGACGGATTCGGCAGAAAGGCCGCTATTCTTGAATCAAAAAGCTATTCCAAAAGCCAGTCTCAGAGGCTCTACGACACCAGAAGACTGCTGCTTGAGGCTGTGAGCTCAGCATTCTACAGAGCCCAGCTCGCTGTTGAGAATATGGTTATTGCAAGGCAGAACCGAAACTTCAATAAACTCCTGGAAAAGGACGCAGAGAAGAAATTGGCCGCACAAACCATAGCTGCTTCTGAGGCGATGAATTTCTCAGTGAAGGCTTTGAAAGCCGAAACAGATTTCCTTCAGGCGAAGAAGAATTTCAGAGTGATAGCTGCCGCTCTTGCTGAGCTGCTTGCTGTTCCGGGCTCTGAGCTTCCCAAAGAGATGTATCCGATTCGCTCAAGCAAAGACGTAAAATCAAAAGAGCTCACCACCGAAAAGCTTATCGCTCAGTCTCTAAGGTCAAGACCCGATCTTGAGGCGATTGATTATCAGATTGAAGCGGGAAGGCAGAATATCAAAAAACAAAAGGCCGATTATGCCCCCGAGATAGCGATTGTGGCGGGGGTGGATTATTCAAAGACAAACGCCGGCGATTACGATCAGGATGAATACACCTCATACATCGGCGTTAATGCAGTATGGCAGCTCTATACAGGCGGCGCAAGGAGCGGAAAGGTGAATCAGGCTCGTTCTGAGCTCAGCCAGTTAAAACAGCAGAAAACGCTCAAAGTGCTCTCGATTCAGTCTTCAGTGAGACAGGCTGTGGAGAAGGCAGAGATAAACTACCAAACCTGCCTTCGAAATCAGAAGATTTATGAGCTTTCAAAGAAAATCAGGGATGACGTGGAAAAGAGCTACAAAGCAGGAGCAGTTTCTCTTACGAGGCTCAATGAAGCGCAGACCGATATGGTAAACGCTGCGGGGGCTTTAGAAACCTCCAAAATTCAGTACAGAATTTCTCTAATAGAGCTGAATTCCCAAACTGGAGAAATCCTCAAGCAGTTTGAATGA
- a CDS encoding efflux RND transporter periplasmic adaptor subunit translates to MKAKNIVIIILISVSGLFAQKTRNVELGEVKKLELNTGNSYPGTVNPCENTRLSFRVSGPLVEVAAAPGDNVKKGDLLMQIDPRDYNDSISVLEANLARAKAEKLKTKLDYDRAKKLFSQNVIPKADYDAAKSAYESAEASIQSTQAQLQIARHKLEDTSLRAPYEGVITEQFAENHEMIQKGQVVMSMQDISRLEVDINVPENEIVNYELERGKEAGVKFPAFGEKLFSASLSEWNTSASNRTRTYQLTFTLDPQGSQLLPGMTAELSLKTNTQAGKTIVPAGAVVSLGRNRSAVWVYNEENGRASKKEVSAGRLYGSSKIVIESGLKGGETIVTKGADFITEDTELRDTAQSENTEISAR, encoded by the coding sequence ATGAAGGCGAAGAATATAGTAATCATAATTCTGATTTCTGTTTCGGGGCTGTTTGCTCAGAAAACCCGTAATGTGGAGCTTGGAGAAGTTAAGAAGCTCGAATTGAACACGGGTAACAGCTATCCGGGGACAGTAAATCCGTGCGAAAATACGAGGCTCTCATTCAGGGTCTCAGGGCCTCTTGTTGAGGTGGCAGCTGCACCCGGGGATAATGTGAAAAAGGGCGATCTGCTTATGCAGATAGACCCCAGAGACTACAACGACAGCATCAGTGTTTTAGAAGCTAATTTAGCACGGGCGAAGGCTGAGAAGCTCAAAACCAAACTCGATTACGACAGGGCGAAAAAGCTGTTTTCCCAGAACGTAATTCCAAAGGCAGATTATGACGCAGCAAAAAGCGCTTACGAGAGTGCAGAAGCGTCTATCCAAAGCACTCAAGCCCAGCTCCAAATCGCAAGGCATAAGCTTGAAGATACCTCGCTGAGGGCACCCTACGAGGGAGTAATCACAGAGCAGTTCGCTGAAAATCACGAGATGATTCAGAAGGGGCAGGTGGTTATGAGTATGCAGGATATCTCAAGGCTGGAGGTGGATATCAATGTACCGGAAAACGAGATTGTAAACTATGAGTTAGAAAGAGGCAAAGAGGCGGGGGTTAAGTTCCCTGCTTTCGGCGAAAAACTTTTCAGTGCTTCGCTGTCAGAGTGGAATACGTCTGCATCAAACAGAACAAGAACGTATCAGCTCACATTCACTTTAGACCCTCAGGGCAGCCAGCTGCTTCCCGGGATGACGGCAGAGCTAAGCCTTAAAACAAACACTCAGGCCGGCAAGACAATAGTTCCAGCAGGCGCAGTTGTAAGTCTCGGGAGAAACAGAAGCGCAGTGTGGGTTTACAACGAAGAAAACGGAAGAGCCTCAAAGAAAGAGGTTTCTGCGGGAAGGCTCTACGGTTCATCGAAAATAGTAATAGAAAGCGGGCTCAAGGGCGGCGAGACTATCGTAACCAAAGGGGCCGATTTCATTACAGAAGACACTGAGCTTCGAGATACCGCACAATCAGAAAACACTGAAATTTCAGCCCGCTAA